In the Leptospira neocaledonica genome, TCCGTATTTATTTCTCTTCCTTCTCTACTTTTAGCATTATTAGTGGTCCAGGTATTCGGAGCGGGACCTGTTCCTTTGTTTTTGGCAATCATTCTTGGTGATTGGGCTCAGGCCTACGAAACTGTTCGAGCTAAAATAGACGAGGTTAGTACAAGCGGATATGCGTTATCTGCTTCTTGTTTTGGAGCGAGTAGGTCCTATATTTTTAGGGCGCATCTTCTTCCTCAGGCATTTCAAATATTGAGAGTACTTTTGTTTACAGGTCTTCCCGCTGTGGTGATGACACTTGCAATATTCGGATTTTTAGGAATTTCTGCCGGAGGAGAAGTATTTGGCCCAGGTTTGGGAGAACAAATTGCGTTTTCCAAAGATTACGCACAGAGTGCTCCTTGGTCTTTAATTTTCCCCACCTTGGGAATTTTAGGTTTAGTAATGACAGTGGGAGGAAAACGTTCTTGAACTTATTATTCTTCCGAAAGGTATCCGCCTTTGTTTTGCTAATTTGTTTGGCTCCTTTGTTCGTCGGAACTCCAACATATGCTATAGACGAATATTATCGTTTTCCTGAATATTCTTCTCCCGAGAAAATCCAATTTGAGAAGGAAAGAAAACTATGTATTTTCCCTCTTAGGAATTTATCCGGCGATTCCTCTTTGGATTTCTATTCTTCAGGTTATGCTTCCGTTTTATATTCTGGTTTAAAATCTTTAGTTCAGATCTACGATGAATCTTTAATCCCTAAGTCTATCCAACATTCTTTTGGTCCAAATCCGTCGGAGGTTAAACCGAATTTAAGAGAGGGAGAATGGGATTATGCAGGACTTGAAAAACTAAAGAAGGGAGAACTTTCCTTAAACGTATCCAAAGACCCTAGATATTTGGCTTTAAAGGTCCAACCTTACGAAACAGAGACTGCTCCCGACGAAGGATTCATTATTCCAATCTCCAGAAAATACGACTGTTTTTATTCCACCTACGGAGAATTTGAGAAGAAGGGAGAAGAAATCCGAATTAGTATCCGAATGAGGTCTTCTAAAGATGGATCTAAAAAAGAATTCTTTCATAAAACAAGCGTTAGGCGTTCTTATCAGGAATTAACCCCCGTTATAGAGGAGATCCGGAAAATACTTTTGGGGAAACATACAAAAGCACTTTTCGTCAAAACCGGAAATCAATACGATTCTTTGGTGTTTTTGGACGGGAATTATATAGGTAAAACTCCTTTAAAAAGAAATGATATTCTTTCTGGGATTCACGATATTCGTATCACTAAAAACGGATATTCCGACTGGATAGGCCAAGTGGATCTGAGAGAATCTCCTAAGGACCTTGATATTATATTAGAAAAAGATAAAAAAGAAGGTTTTCTCTCCGTAGATTCCGACCCTCAAGGGGCCAAGGTCTATTTAGGCTCCGAATATTTAGGAATTACTCCGCTCGTAAAAGTTCCCGTTAAAATAGGATGGAATAGATTAAGATTCGTTTTAGGCGATCATGTAGACCAATTCAAAGGAGTGGAGATTAAAAAAGGAGAAGTATCCGAAGTTAAAGCTAAGCTGAAAGAAGGAGAGTCCGTTTCATATTATAAGAATAAAAAATATTTATTCTTAGATCATACCTATGACGATTTCGCGATTTATTCCCTTTACGGAAGTTTGTTCTTCTATGCAGGTTATTATTATTTCAATCTAAGGGCAGATCAGGCTTTGGAAAACGCAAGGCCGATGGTTCAAATCACAAATTTTACGGCTCTGGAGGCATTGCAGCAATCTTCTCCTAATTTTCAGACATTTGCGCTTTCTTATCTTTATCAGGAAAGTATCTATAACGACGCTAAGAGTAAATCCGACTATTTCAGATCTATTTCCGGAAGATTCGGAAAACACCAAGGGATCCAAGGTGGACTCATGTTATATGGGATCGGGACGATGCTGATATTATCAGCTACATTCTACGCTCTAGGATTGGATTCTGAAACCTTGGAAGTAGGAGTGGCTCCGGTCAAAACTATGCCTACTTTTGTTAGAGGTTTGGAAGGGCAGTATGAAACCGAGTCTTATGCAAAATTTAATATGAAATTTTGATATTGGCAGAAGTTTATGAACGAATCCGAAATTCTACAAAATGAATTCTTCCTTATTTTAAAAAGCGCCGGAGTTTCGGAAGAACTTGTCCGGAAATCTTGGGAAGAAATTCGCAGCAGATATTCCGAGCCTCACAGAAAATATCATACCTTAACTCATTTGTATTATTTTCTGAATCGATTGAAGGAATTTCAAAATCGCATTTCGGATTGGGATACCGTCTTGCTCGCTCTCTTTTATCACGATTTAATTTACGACGTGAAAGAGAAGGATAACGAAGAACAAAGCGCGGATATTTCCCAAACAAGACTCGAACTTTTCGGATATTCGAAAGATAGAATCAGTTTATGTAAAAATTTGATCTTAGCGACCAAAACTCACGAGTCCATTCAAGATGATACGGCAGATCTTTTTACAGATTGTGATCTTTCTATCTTGGGTGCCGAGCAGAAATATTATCAGGAATATTCTGAGCAGATTAGAGAAGAATATAATATATATCCGGATGAACTATATAAACCGGGTAGGAAAAAAGTGTTGGAACATTTTTTGTCGATGGATTTTATCTTTAAAACTAAAGAATATAGAGAAAAAAAAGAAAAACGGGCCAGAGAAAATCTGAGCTGGGAACTGGGGACTTTATAAAATCGACTTCCTGTTTTGGGGAAAGGCAGGTAACGTATGAATCAAACTTCTCTAAAGGTGGTGGAAATTAAAACATTTCTACCCGCAAAAAATTTTGAAATTTCCAAACAGTTTTATGAAGAGATCGGATTTACTAAAAGATCCGACTCGGATGGGGTTGCTTACTTCTGTGTAGACAATTCGAGTTTTCTTCTCCAGGATTTTTATAACCAAGAGTTGGCCGAAAACTTAATGATGCATCTTTTGGTGGAAGATGTGCGTGCTTGGTATAAAAACCTGAAAAGCAAAAATATAGAAGAAAAGTTTCAGGTAAAA is a window encoding:
- a CDS encoding ABC transporter permease, with protein sequence MKTINLLRYSTISLYLILVIFGILFKSAPTDLNLKESFLSPSLDFPFGKDRLGRDVFSMFAYGSLATFLFAFPARVLTLIVASLVGLVSYTSPFFKKNVFSPLSSVFISLPSLLLALLVVQVFGAGPVPLFLAIILGDWAQAYETVRAKIDEVSTSGYALSASCFGASRSYIFRAHLLPQAFQILRVLLFTGLPAVVMTLAIFGFLGISAGGEVFGPGLGEQIAFSKDYAQSAPWSLIFPTLGILGLVMTVGGKRS
- a CDS encoding PEGA domain-containing protein — protein: MNLLFFRKVSAFVLLICLAPLFVGTPTYAIDEYYRFPEYSSPEKIQFEKERKLCIFPLRNLSGDSSLDFYSSGYASVLYSGLKSLVQIYDESLIPKSIQHSFGPNPSEVKPNLREGEWDYAGLEKLKKGELSLNVSKDPRYLALKVQPYETETAPDEGFIIPISRKYDCFYSTYGEFEKKGEEIRISIRMRSSKDGSKKEFFHKTSVRRSYQELTPVIEEIRKILLGKHTKALFVKTGNQYDSLVFLDGNYIGKTPLKRNDILSGIHDIRITKNGYSDWIGQVDLRESPKDLDIILEKDKKEGFLSVDSDPQGAKVYLGSEYLGITPLVKVPVKIGWNRLRFVLGDHVDQFKGVEIKKGEVSEVKAKLKEGESVSYYKNKKYLFLDHTYDDFAIYSLYGSLFFYAGYYYFNLRADQALENARPMVQITNFTALEALQQSSPNFQTFALSYLYQESIYNDAKSKSDYFRSISGRFGKHQGIQGGLMLYGIGTMLILSATFYALGLDSETLEVGVAPVKTMPTFVRGLEGQYETESYAKFNMKF
- a CDS encoding HD domain-containing protein yields the protein MNESEILQNEFFLILKSAGVSEELVRKSWEEIRSRYSEPHRKYHTLTHLYYFLNRLKEFQNRISDWDTVLLALFYHDLIYDVKEKDNEEQSADISQTRLELFGYSKDRISLCKNLILATKTHESIQDDTADLFTDCDLSILGAEQKYYQEYSEQIREEYNIYPDELYKPGRKKVLEHFLSMDFIFKTKEYREKKEKRARENLSWELGTL
- a CDS encoding VOC family protein; its protein translation is MNQTSLKVVEIKTFLPAKNFEISKQFYEEIGFTKRSDSDGVAYFCVDNSSFLLQDFYNQELAENLMMHLLVEDVRAWYKNLKSKNIEEKFQVKLTEPEERPWRMIDFVLIDPSGVLWRIGQNI